From Microbacterium pseudoresistens, the proteins below share one genomic window:
- a CDS encoding low molecular weight phosphatase family protein, with translation MPDDASAQETPPPGMSRREWRERQRASESAPRPAFAPPAPSDASALPTILTVCTGNICRSPMAETLLRARLHDLGVRVHSAGTHALVDHGMPAPAAALAEQLGASHDDVEAHRARYLVEPLLLESDLVLAMTREHRSHAVQMLPQRLRQTFTVREFARLAASLTTEEATKIADAASTDPTARLAAVVAAVRDQRGLSAGGDDDDVIDPYRRSGETYAESAAQLAPAIDEVERIVRAALA, from the coding sequence ATGCCCGATGATGCGTCGGCGCAGGAGACGCCGCCTCCGGGGATGAGCCGACGCGAATGGCGCGAACGGCAGAGAGCATCTGAATCTGCTCCACGGCCCGCCTTCGCGCCGCCCGCGCCGTCGGATGCCTCTGCGCTGCCGACGATCCTCACGGTCTGCACGGGCAACATCTGCCGCTCCCCCATGGCCGAGACGCTGCTGCGAGCGCGTCTGCACGACCTCGGCGTGCGCGTGCACAGCGCCGGAACCCACGCGCTCGTCGACCACGGCATGCCTGCGCCGGCCGCCGCCCTGGCCGAACAGCTCGGGGCATCGCACGACGACGTCGAGGCGCACCGCGCGCGCTACCTCGTGGAGCCTCTGCTGCTCGAATCCGATCTCGTGCTCGCCATGACCCGCGAGCACCGCTCGCACGCCGTGCAGATGCTCCCGCAGCGGCTTCGCCAGACCTTCACCGTGCGCGAGTTCGCGCGCTTGGCCGCGTCGCTGACCACGGAGGAGGCGACGAAGATCGCCGACGCCGCGAGCACAGACCCCACGGCGCGGCTGGCCGCCGTGGTCGCCGCCGTGCGCGACCAGCGAGGGCTCAGCGCAGGCGGCGACGATGACGACGTGATCGATCCTTATCGACGCTCCGGCGAGACGTACGCGGAATCGGCGGCGCAATTGGCGCCCGCGATCGACGAGGTCGAGCGGATCGTGCGCGCCGCGCTAGCCTGA
- a CDS encoding polysaccharide biosynthesis tyrosine autokinase: protein MEFRDYLRILHRNWILMLVLLVLGLAGGAGYAMMQTPKYVSSTQLYVSVRSEGAATGDLVQGTTFARQMVTSYANIIGTALVLDPVIDDLRLDTTVGQLAGTITASAPLNTVTLEISATDSDPEMAAKIADAVAESFSDAVQNTLERPATEGAASPVTVTVTNPASVPTKPASPNVPLLVALGGILGLAIGIGIAVLRHVLDVRIHTLHDIEQLTDKPMLGGIAYDPDASKRPLIVHADPRSPRSESFRTLRTNLQFLNVDGGPRTFVISSAGPAEGKSTTTANLAIALAETGARVALIDGDLRLPRIADYMSIEGSVGLTDVLIGRIDVADALQKWGTGQLFVLPSGRIPPNPSELLGSSGMDHVIQPLEEYFDYILIDAPPLLRVTDAAVVGKKTSGVILVAASGKTKKQELAGAVKSLDTAGVPLLGVVVTMLPTKGPDSYGYGAYAYGATHSFDDSPVELAMDESAPISQLVDLSARSRSTTNAR from the coding sequence GTGGAATTCCGCGACTACCTGCGCATCCTGCATCGCAATTGGATACTGATGCTGGTGCTGCTCGTGCTCGGCCTCGCCGGCGGAGCCGGCTACGCCATGATGCAGACGCCGAAGTACGTCTCGTCCACACAGCTCTACGTCTCCGTGCGCAGTGAGGGCGCGGCCACGGGCGACCTCGTGCAAGGCACGACCTTCGCGCGGCAGATGGTCACGAGCTACGCCAACATCATTGGCACGGCCCTCGTGCTCGACCCTGTTATCGATGACCTGCGACTGGACACCACCGTCGGTCAGCTCGCCGGGACGATCACCGCCTCCGCACCGCTGAACACCGTGACGCTCGAGATCAGTGCGACCGATTCCGACCCCGAGATGGCGGCGAAGATCGCCGACGCCGTAGCCGAGAGCTTCTCCGACGCCGTGCAGAACACCCTCGAGCGCCCCGCCACGGAGGGAGCGGCGAGCCCGGTGACCGTCACCGTCACGAACCCGGCGTCGGTCCCGACCAAGCCCGCCAGCCCGAACGTGCCCCTGCTGGTCGCGCTGGGCGGCATCCTCGGCCTCGCCATCGGCATCGGCATCGCCGTGCTGCGGCACGTGCTCGACGTGCGCATCCACACGCTCCACGACATCGAGCAGCTCACCGACAAGCCCATGCTCGGCGGCATCGCGTACGACCCCGATGCATCCAAGCGCCCCCTCATCGTGCATGCGGATCCGCGCAGCCCGCGCTCGGAGTCGTTCCGCACCCTGCGCACGAACCTGCAGTTCCTCAACGTCGACGGCGGACCGCGCACCTTCGTGATCTCCAGTGCCGGACCCGCCGAGGGCAAGTCGACGACGACCGCCAACCTCGCCATCGCTCTGGCCGAGACCGGTGCCCGCGTCGCACTGATCGACGGTGACCTGCGTCTGCCACGTATCGCGGACTACATGTCCATCGAGGGCAGCGTGGGCCTCACCGATGTGCTCATCGGCCGCATCGACGTCGCCGACGCGCTGCAGAAATGGGGTACGGGCCAGCTGTTCGTGCTGCCCAGCGGACGCATCCCCCCGAACCCCAGCGAACTGCTCGGATCCTCGGGCATGGATCACGTGATCCAGCCGCTCGAGGAGTACTTCGACTACATCCTCATCGACGCCCCTCCCCTGTTGCGCGTGACCGACGCCGCCGTCGTCGGCAAGAAGACGAGCGGAGTCATCCTCGTCGCCGCCTCGGGAAAGACGAAGAAGCAGGAGCTCGCCGGCGCCGTCAAGAGCCTCGACACCGCCGGGGTGCCGCTGCTTGGAGTCGTCGTCACGATGCTGCCGACGAAGGGCCCTGACAGCTACGGCTACGGTGCCTATGCGTACGGCGCCACGCACTCGTTCGACGACTCTCCCGTCGAGCTCGCCATGGACGAGAGCGCGCCGATCAGCCAACTGGTCGATCTGTCGGCACGATCGAGAAGTACGACGAATGCCCGATGA
- a CDS encoding polysaccharide biosynthesis tyrosine autokinase — translation MDLHDYLRVLRRNLVLILSCTIIGLSAGLLLASLTPPRYQSSAELYVAAETSQTSSSELNLGRSYAQQAVTSYLTLFSSELVLQPVIDDLGLDTTPAELASRVDASAPPNSVSITVSVTARTPSQAARVTAAVADSFRSAVTETIERGSANRPSPIRIDIVQPAQVPISPVAPKPVLSTVLGALIGLAVGVGAAVLRSVIDTRVHGMRDVERATEAPVLGAVPFSATASAHPLVVTTAPHSPPAEAHRALRTNLQFFSVEGKPIVLTVTSAGPGEGKTTTAVNLAIAVAETGAKVALVDGDLRLPRVADRLGIEGGIGLSDVLAGRLTASQAIQRWGRGTLFVLPSGTRPPNPAELLGSSAMTRLIDDLTSVFDVVIVDAPPLLLVTDAAVLAKTSTGALLAVAAGKTTVPRLASAVESIDKVGAHVLGTVLTMVPTTGADRTAYGAYAKAEA, via the coding sequence ATGGACCTTCACGATTACCTGCGCGTGCTTCGGCGCAACCTCGTGCTCATCCTCTCCTGCACGATCATCGGCCTGAGCGCCGGACTCCTCCTCGCATCGCTCACCCCACCCCGCTATCAATCATCCGCAGAGCTGTACGTGGCGGCCGAGACGAGCCAGACCTCCTCCTCAGAGCTGAACCTGGGTCGAAGCTACGCTCAGCAGGCCGTGACGAGCTACCTCACCCTCTTCTCCAGCGAGCTCGTGCTGCAACCGGTGATCGACGACCTCGGCCTCGACACCACGCCCGCCGAGCTGGCGAGCCGCGTGGATGCCTCTGCCCCTCCGAACAGCGTCTCGATCACGGTCTCGGTCACCGCACGGACTCCCAGCCAGGCGGCGCGGGTCACCGCCGCGGTAGCCGACAGCTTCCGCTCCGCCGTGACCGAGACGATCGAACGCGGCTCCGCCAACCGTCCCAGTCCCATCCGCATCGATATCGTGCAGCCAGCCCAAGTGCCGATCTCACCGGTCGCCCCGAAACCTGTGCTGTCCACGGTTCTCGGCGCGCTCATCGGCCTCGCTGTCGGCGTCGGCGCAGCCGTGCTTCGTTCGGTCATAGACACACGCGTGCACGGGATGCGCGATGTCGAGCGCGCGACCGAAGCCCCCGTGCTCGGCGCCGTACCCTTCAGCGCCACCGCGAGCGCACATCCGCTGGTGGTCACCACTGCCCCGCACTCTCCGCCGGCCGAGGCGCACCGTGCGCTGCGCACCAATCTTCAGTTCTTCTCCGTGGAGGGCAAGCCGATCGTCCTCACCGTCACCAGCGCCGGGCCCGGCGAGGGAAAGACGACGACAGCGGTGAACCTCGCCATCGCGGTCGCCGAGACAGGAGCGAAGGTCGCGCTCGTCGACGGCGACCTGCGTCTGCCGCGCGTCGCCGACAGGCTCGGGATCGAGGGTGGCATCGGCCTCAGCGACGTGCTCGCGGGGCGTCTGACTGCCAGCCAGGCCATCCAACGCTGGGGGCGCGGAACCCTCTTCGTCCTGCCCTCGGGCACGCGCCCGCCCAACCCCGCCGAGCTGTTGGGATCTTCGGCCATGACGCGCCTGATCGACGATCTCACTTCCGTCTTCGACGTCGTGATCGTCGACGCCCCTCCGCTGCTGCTCGTCACCGACGCCGCCGTGCTCGCGAAGACCAGCACGGGCGCGCTGCTCGCGGTGGCCGCCGGCAAGACCACCGTCCCGCGCCTTGCCTCGGCTGTGGAGAGCATCGACAAGGTGGGGGCGCACGTGCTCGGCACTGTACTGACGATGGTGCCGACCACCGGCGCCGACCGCACCGCATACGGCGCCTATGCGAAAGCCGAGGCGTGA